TCTCTTACcgccttctcatcctcctcctactccttctcctcctcctactccttgttcttgtgctattcttgctttatatttctttttttttccttactcctcttcttcgtcttcgtcttcttcttcttctcctcctcttcttcttcttgccctACAGTTCCTATATAATCAAGAACTAAGATTGTTATcgcttgttattcttcttgattctttgttatttctccgtaaaaaaatttataatcatctttcctttcttcatttctgtctgtctgtccgtttctatgactctctctctctctctctcactctctctctctcctctctcctcctctctctctctctctctctctctctctcctctctctctctctctctctctctctctctgtgctggtTAAAAAGCCTGAAGGTCAATAGGAAAATATTGCCcaactcttctctcctccttctcctcctcctctcccctttcacccTCCTTTCGCCTTTCACTTATcgtattcttccttcccatttacacccactccccccttctctctctcgtctctctctctctctctctctctctctctctctctctctctctctctctctctctctctctctctctctctctctctctctctctcatgtttatgGTCACATGAGTAATGAGAGATGTGCTTTGTAACCttgagaagaaggatgaggaggaggaggaggaggaggaggaggaggaggaggaggaggaggaggaggaggaggaggaggaggaggaggaggaggaaactctGAATAACAAGTGAATATCTTGCTATATCTATGCACGTAcgcctcatcatcatctcctcctcctcctcctcctcctcctcctcttgctcctcctcctcctccattacctgcCTCCTTCACCTGCAGCCAATTAAAGGGTTATCACTGATCACCTGAGGGAGTTAAttaagggtaaaaaaaatatattcaaagCCTTGCAGTGCATAATTATCTTAAGTATATAATATATTACTACTAatcgttctttctttgtgttcctttaccttccctctgttttgggaaagggagggagggagggagggagggaggagggagggagggggagggggagagagagagagagagagagagagagagagagagagagaagagagagagagagagagagagagagagagagagagagagagagagagagagagaggatgatggtagagaagaaatgcaaagacggaaggaaagggagatgagggagagaatgagagaagttatgaagaaaagggagaagggaagataatggaaagaagaaaagaaaaggaaggtagagtaaaagaaagaggggagatagagggaagatggataaaaggaaggaaagagagataaaagtaaaaataggagagaggttggacagaagaaaaaaggaagatagagtcaagaaagaaagaagagaagaagaggaagatatagaaggtatgaaggaaatgagacagtaaagaaaggagagagagaaagaaggaataatggtaaagaagtaaggaaggatggaaggagtgaaagggagatagggagatgaagagacgaaaataaagatggaagcagaggaggaagataataaagaatgaCAAAATATCCGTGGggactcatcttcctcctcctcctcctttccttcctctatcttcttctcttcctcctcctgtaatttctttttttctctcctcgttatcctcctcaccacacacacacacacacacacacacacacacacacacacacacacacacctcgtagAAACAATTATCAGGGTTACACAGGTAAGACATTCACACAAAGACGTGGCGATAAAGAATAACGGTCCGGAGGTTGGGTTAGGCAGAGGCGtctgagggagaagggaagggaagggaagggaagggaagggaagggaaggggaaggagggaagcatcacggggtcaggtcaggttcggtcaggtcagattaggtcAGGTACCTCCCTAGGTCAGTCCCCCGCAGggtgtatgtacgagtatgtttgtatgtactgTCATTACTTCTAAGGTGTGAAATGGATGGGTCGACGAGAATACGGGAATGATTACAGGTTACTGGAGACCTTAGCGAACCGGCCTCACCTTTTGTGccggggagaagggaggaatatTGCTTCAAACTAAGACTACTATTATTTTGCTTCTATTCAGGACTATTATTCGTATTCTGCTGGGAACAGGGAGGGAATTTGCTTCTATCCAAGACTACTATTATTTTGCTTCTATCAAAAactattatttgtatttttgccgagaagagggaagggattTTGCTTCTATTCAAGACTACTATTTGTATTTTGCCGGGAATATTAGAGGAAATTTGCCTCTAAGACTATCATTCGTATTTTAAGAGCTAACCGACCCACTATGCAACTATATACTCCGCTGCGATTCAATAAAGCAGTGTTCTCAAGTCATACAGCATACGAATACATGAAAACAAGGGAACAAGGAAGAGATTTTGCGTATTATaacacaagagaaagagaaagggagaggagcgaTTGACAGGAAGGTTATAAGGGAGAGTAAGAATTAGGGTTgtaaagacgagagagaaagagaaagaaagtaaggattaGTTAATAGGTTATAATAGAGAAATAGTATTGAGATCATAAGGTAAATAGCACGAACCATAATATAAGACAGAAAAGGGAAGTAAGGATTAGTTAACAGGAAGatttataaatgaaaagaacagaaattatataaaagtgAGAGTTATTAGTTATAGCAAAAGTTTAAGAGTGCAAGGTAAAGTTAAGAGGAAGTTACTAAAGAGCTTAGGTATTAAAAGGGTAATAAGAGGGAGATGGAtaaaaggaaggggggaagacaAAGGGACAAAGGGAAGATATTGAAAGGTTTGCTGATTTCTCACGTTATTTGAGCcaccttcctttgtgtgtgtgtgtgtgtgtgtgtgtgtgtgtgtgtgtgtgtgtgtgtgtgtgtgtgtgtgtgtgtgtgtgtgtgtgtgtgtgtgtgtgtgtgtgtgtgtgtgtgtgtgtgtgtgtgtgtgtgtgtgtgtgttcgtgggaTTAGTAACGGGGAGGTATTCTGCGTTTAtctaagactactactactactgctgtttaCATTTATATCCTGCTCCTgtcaagtcacacacacacacacacacacacacacaaaatatataaaaaaaaatcaaatactgCTTCCtactgattcctcctcctcctcctcctcctcctcctcgtgtcccTTCATATTAGCCACTTAACCTCAAAATTACCCATATATACCTCGGGCGTCGGGAGGCGGAAGTCACggtcactggaggaggaggagaagaaggaggaggaggagaagaaggaggaagaagaggagggggaggaagcgaaaagagacggagaaggagagagataaaaaaaaaggtatttgtgATGACTTTAGCACGAGGACGagtctctgtcttcctctctctctctctccctctctctctctctctcactctccctctctctctctactctcccagcccctccagGTATATAAGGGGCATCCAGTCCTTTCAGTGTCGTCAGTTCATTCCAGCACCTCCTCCAGTGagtaccgcctcctcctcctccttctcctcctcctcacgagTCACGATCCCAGCCTTCACGATCTGCGCGGCCTCCACCATCTTCCCACGGATTCACTTTCTACGCGAGTCGTCTTCTTagtcttcttcgttttctttgctgtcgttttctctttcttcagcttctttttcCAATTCGTTTTCTATGCATTTCTTTTTcgcctttgttttcttctttcgtcttctttgcCATCGTCCTCGTTTTCGTCTTTTCGTCACCATTGTCTTCTTgtgctttttcttctattcctttgtaattttcatccttatttgaaggtttcatgttttttttccattatcctcttctttcctatctgctcttttatttttatcctgttCTTTGTGCTTTCatacactttccttctcttctttcaccaccaccaccaccaacaacaacaacaattccctctcctcctcctccaccgtcaccaccaccaccaccaccacctccttttcctccatctcttctctcccattcattccttccttaacCCCTTCAGCACATTTGCCTAAGAATGTTCCCACGCCTCATCACTtgtaaacacactcaaacacgcGGCCTCTCCCtatgaccttgtgtgtgtgtgtgtgtgtgtgtgtgtctaagtgtGCGTGTGCGGGAGTCATTAGCGTGAAGGACTTTCTAACACCTACGATGAAGAGAGTAATAACAGTAAGGGTCGGCAGGGTTCCTCAGTGTGATAGTAAACTTAAGTCCTTTCATTCATTCgatctctcctttacttctaacctgacctaacttcaCCACTCTCTCCCACTCCAGAACACAATGAAGGTCCTCGCCGTGGTTCTgtgcctcgccgccgccgcctccgcccgGATGGCTTACACCTTCTCAGACGGGTACCTGGACATCCTTGGCGCCGAACCTGCCCAGAACTTTGACTGCGTGGGTCGCCCTTACGGCTACTACGCTGACGTGCCCACGGACTGCCGGGTGTTCCACGTGTGCCTGCCCATCAATGACGAGGcgggagaggtggtggagacTCAtcacttctccttcttctgcgGCAACCAGACAGTGTTCAGCCAGGAATCCCTCACGTGCGCCCATCCACAGGAGGCCTTCCCCTGCGCCGAGGCCGAGTCTCTCTACGACTCCTCCAACGCAGACTTCGGAAAGATCCCCGAGGAGAATTTGTAACGACCATCCCCATCCCGATGCCGcccccccgccccgcctcgcccctcacctctctccttcttcctccatgcTGTACATCGCTAAGCCATATTAAAAGTACATGTTGAATATCTgtgcctctctcttctcccgtGCTGTGATGTCTGCTGTGACGCCGTGACATCTTTTGTGACCTATTCTGTGACGCTGTGACATCTCCTGTGATACTATATCCTCCGTGACGCTGTGACCTCTACGACGCTGTGACATCCCTTGTAGCCCCGAAACATCCTGTGTGATGTTGTGACCTCCTCTGTGACTCTGTGACATCCCTAGAAACGCTCTGACATCCTTTGTGACGCTGTGACCTCCTTTGGCATTCCTTGTGACATCCTCCATCACGCTTAGACATCTCCTGTGACGCTGGAATTTTTTCTGTGATGCTGTGGTGTCCTCTGGCTCCTTGTGCACCTCAGAGACCCAGTATGATAGTTTTCTAAagataaagtgaaggaaatcCAGTGCTATTTATTCGTTATGTGATCAGAGACTATTACTGTATTATGCAGAGACGAAAAACAGACTGCAGTGTAAATCTTTCCTAGGGGACGTAAGGTACAGGTCTCTTGTACCGCCAAAGACCTCACAGACAGCCTTCCACTGCCTTCAGAAtgccaaaaaaatatatataaactgaagGCACAACTCTTCACTGCCTTCCAGATgtcaaaaatacataaaaacctCACAACTCAACCTTTCACTGCCTTTAGAATgtcaaaaatatacaaaaattacgCAACTCAACGTTTCACTGTCTTCAGAATGTTAGAAAGgctaacagacacacagacgcagCCTTTCACTATTTGTTTACGGTGGAAACACATACAAGCTTCACAGACACGGCCTTTCACTGCTATATGCAAAATTCAGACACAAACTTTCACTCCTTGGTTTAGAGTAAAGAcgcataaatatatatattcttcttgGACGCAGCGTTTCACTGTTTGCTTAAGATTAGAACAAGCTAAAATGCGAAAAATGCACGAAAGCTTCACAAATACAGCTTTTCATTGCTTAGTCTGCTTAAAATGCTAGAAAATCATGTAAAATTCACATACCCAAACTTCCACTGCCTTCAAATTCCCAGAAACCTCACAAATTTCACCCTTCACTAGTTTAAGTTAACTTTTTCACTGCGACATGCAAAAATTCACAACGTATATAATATTCATGAGCatctacaggaaagaaagagataaaaaaaataaaatttgcaACTTCTAGACAGTATAATGTTTGCAAATGgcgtaggaaaagaaaaaggtcaaAAGATCTCAGTGTGCATAGtaattatgaaaagacgtgcgaaataacagtgaaagaattaaagactcacaaatatatatacaaaattcaCAGGTACACGCTTCCAACTGCCATTAAAATCTCAGAAATACCTTTTTACTTAATCTTCACTAATTGTCATTGTAGTTAGTAtgaatttccttttactttctcaCCTTTTTTGACCAGACGCCAGTTAGATGAGATCGTCTGTCACTCCTCAGCCTTGTTATCACACTTCTCCATCCGTTGCGATCTTTCATGTagtctctgtctgtttacttCTTCTAACTGTATATTCCTGTCTTCTACATTCTTCTTTAACGTCATCTAGCCATCTCCTTCTTGGTCTCCCCGCGGGAATTCCTCCTCCAGGCTGCCATTCCAGATACTTCAGTGGATATctgtcctcttccatctcttgctGTTTCTTGAGATTCCTTTAACTGacgtactgaaaaaaaaaaaaaaaaaaaaaaaaacatgaaaatttttGTCTGCCAGCATGAGTCTTGCCCTAAGTATATGCTAAAGAAGTCCATAAAAGTAGCAGTAAGGGACTAATCATATGATcgtaaagaaataataagtaaaaataactgCAGGAAATTTCAATGCAAACAAGAAAGTAATCCAAGGAAATATTTtctaatagttttttttctttaattttaagCAAAAGAGGACACGTGgtcagatattctctctctctctctctctctctctctctctctctctctctctctctctctctctctctctctctctctctccctctctcaatcaTTGCATCACCATTATTAAAACAATAAGGAAATCACGCATATTTTCGTAattcttaacacacacaaaaaaactgaCCTTCAATGTTTTAAgttctcattatctttttttctttttcatttgtctATTTTCTATACTTCGCTAATCACTCTCTGCGATAATAATTAAGGTCAAGATTCTTCCAGCCTTAAgatttccattttctcctcaaAGGTCTTGGTCGATGTccgttttttgtgtgtatgtgagggTGGGTTGGCATTTCTATGGGGGACCCTGGGAATAATTGACCTACGtagaatttttaaaagtaagtgATGAAATAGGATATGAAAAATTTACGTATATATTCGAGAAATAAGTAATATATTCAAGGTTTATGTTATTATTtaaactgctactgctattattactatttttactactatcAATGGAAATAACTGAGCTACATGTGATATTAAGAGTAAGTAATGAAATAGGCTATGATAATTTACGTATATATTCAAGAAATTAGGGAATGTATGTTTAAAATTTGACTGTGACTGTATGAATACGAAGATATGTATAAACACTAGATATAAACCCATGAATATATTTGTATTGACACACGTATTCTTAAATGATGCATGTTTTGTATGTACATATTTGAAAACACACATTACACCATGACTATGAGCGTATGTATGACTGTATGTATGCAagcacgcctcctcctcctcttcctcctcctctacctttccctctccctttcacctgTAGCAGACTCCCCAGTTATCACACCTGGCCAGTTATtacccctcaccacctcctctgCCGCGGTACACctgccctctcctctcctattcaCCTGAGTTGCTATTACAGTAATATAAAGACTAAATTTCTTCAcacttaattatttttctccttttctctccttcctgcttctgaAGTTATCGTATtatattcccattttcttttccctttagtGTTATTTTCTTCAATATGCAATTTTACTCTTCACAATTGCTAATGTTTCGTTTGTTAAAAGATTCTATTGAGGAAAAGgtctttattactgttattatgcacgcacgcacacacacgcacacacacacgtacacacacacacacacacacacacacacacacacacacacacacgcgcgcacgtaCCTATCTTCTCACAGTAACTTTTTTCCCAAGACACCAAACTAAAACCTTCTGTAAATTatgcattcttctctctctctctctctctctctctctctctctctctctctcactctcactctctctctctctctctctctctctctctctctctctctctctctctctctctctctcactcaatctctctctctctccctctctctctctctgaatcgaAGGAAACAAATACTAAAATTGATtacaaacaaaagaagaggaggaggaggaggaggaggaggaggaggaggaggaggaggaggaggaggatctcttctactactcctattaccaGTTCTTTCCGcctcaacaccacaaccaccaccaccatcaccagcaccaacacctcctcctcctcctcctcctcctgaactttcacctcctcttctcctcctcctcctcctcctcctcctcctcctcacccaatCATTGCACAGGATACTAAcagatttctctttttttttttttttctaatatatgaGATAGAAAATATATTAGCATTACTCTCTTACCCTGTTTTCccaaccgtctctctctctctctctctctctctctctctctctctctctctctctctctctctctctctctctctgtccttgtgCAGTGAAAGTGAACGCAAAGGACAAAATTTATTGATTTTCGCTTAATTATATTTTTACGTAACgatgtttgtgtgtattgttcccgccgccgccaccaccaccaccaccactaccaccaccaccaccaccactacactacacaaaTGACCatctaataataacaataattttctAGTTTTACATTTTGCTTTCCATTCACTATTAAATTGAATGtctggttatctctctctctctctctctctctctctctctctctctctctctcctctctcctctctctctctctctctctctctctctctctgcttccccaGGCTTCATAATACGCAGCTGCTTGAGGTCAAagagaggtcagaggtcaaaGATGGCGCCATAAAGGCCTACACAGAAGGTAttacaaccctctctctctctctctctctctctctctctctctctctctctctctctctctctctctctctctctctctctctccctctcagcacgtcttcctcccacccttcccttttcctcctgtaccctttctctccctctctcccttctcccatgTAACTCTCCCTTCATGCTCCCATCATGCAATGCCTCCCCATCATTCTCCCCCCCCATCACATTCCTTGCCCTGTgctcacctcccccttcccccttccctccctccctcaacctTCTACAGCGAGACAGTACCTATCAttatccctcccttcatctctgtactctattctcctccttcacttcctaatCTTGCATCTTTCTCATATCTCTTTgctacacacctacacacacctacacacacagcTATCTATACCTGCTTACGCCTTCAGTGCACACacctgtttgttttttgtttttttcttgctttcttttatgGTTCAAtggtttctgtttgtttctcgaGTCACTTCACTTGTTCTCTTATTCAGTGTGTGGTTAGCTATATATTATAACGCTAGACTGGTTCAGACTTGTGTGTATTATAACTAAGGGGAATACAAGTAGGTGTGTATAAATGTAGAAATATATCTTTATggtttgtagttttgtttttcctgcAGACCactgatagacagacggacaaacaggctctctctctctctctctctctctctctctctctctctacattccaTCACGTCATTTCTCTTTCAAGCATCACAgtatttctcatttccttttgtgttccttcAAGACCCTCACCTTCCAGTCACAagctcacatcctcctcctccttcatcccttcacaTGATTCCCCTTCCAAgcatccctccctcattccctcagcAAACCTTCAGTCCTAGTGCctcattccctcattctcttACCCTTATATTGATCTGTCTTaatacgtttctctctcttcattctcatcaTCTCATCATCTGCAAATGGAAGGGATCAAATATTCCTCGTGTAATGAGCAAATAATCTTGAAATTACATAAGAAGAATAGGACGGAGATGGGATGATGTAGGAAGTTAAttctcatgtatttttttctctctcgtgtgtgttttaattactgaatattttttttacgaagTCATCATGAGGTAAGTTAAGTAAATAAGTTGCGGGGATTTACCAGGAAaggacgctttttttttctatttttatttattttaggggGTGTTATGTTAATGCCTCGAGTTTCTTTTGTTATTAGTTTGGCGAATGTTCACGAATGGAGTGTTAAGGAAGCACAGGAAGAACAAAGAGTGATGACGCGGGTGAGAACAGAGTgatggacggacagacagacagacagacagacggacagacagaaagacagacagatggatggatgaatggttAGATATAGgcaagaaagagacagagaaacaaagacagacaaacagacagacagacagacagacagatggatgagTGGGGAGAGATATaaacaagaaagacagagaaacagagacagaaaaaaatgaataatgaaagtaagaaaaaacagcaaacaaaaccaaaatgagagagaagaaaaagaatcctgtaagggagagagagaaaaagagaaaagagacagagatagagattgacagagaaagagtaaggaagCGGAAAACTAAGAAGACAAAAGGACAATGAAAATACTGAATTagggagtaaaggagaaagggaataaagggaagacGTAAGGGACAGTACTTGGCGAGTCTAGCAAGAGGacagggggaaggagaaaggccGAAGGACAAAGGGGGGTGGTAGTAGTTCTGGGGGGATAATGAAGGAGTCGCGGGATTGGTGGGGGTtgcagaggggaagggggagggaagatgtACTacgaaggtgggagggagggagggaatgtagGCAGCATGGCGataagacaggaagaggaagagaaatggatggtcttaggagatgaagga
The window above is part of the Scylla paramamosain isolate STU-SP2022 chromosome 34, ASM3559412v1, whole genome shotgun sequence genome. Proteins encoded here:
- the LOC135089957 gene encoding U-scoloptoxin(01)-Cw1a-like, yielding MKVLAVVLCLAAAASARMAYTFSDGYLDILGAEPAQNFDCVGRPYGYYADVPTDCRVFHVCLPINDEAGEVVETHHFSFFCGNQTVFSQESLTCAHPQEAFPCAEAESLYDSSNADFGKIPEENL